The genomic window CGCGTCTTCTATCGCGTTATTTTGTCTTATTCTTATGAACATTCGACGCCTGTTATCGTGGTTTACTTGACgcaatcgttgaaaattaacGTTCGCAGATGAATACTATGTACGTTGTTTCAACATACGGCCTTCGAATTTTTCGGTATACAAACGGACGCGCGACTTTTCCTTCGTATTTTTTCCCACTGTTACTTTGACATGAGTTTTTCCAGGCACCAAGAAGCCTGTAATTATTTACTCAAACTCACCTCGACTCATTTGAAAAACTCAACTCCGATTCAAATGTTGGGATCTTATCGTTAGATTCTGCGCagagataattttcaaacggcATGCTTCCTCTCTGTCGGTACAACTAAACATTTCTCGACGAAGCGTTACGTTTCAAATGCATAGAAAAAATCCTGGAATATTCTCATTTCGATTCATGAACTTTTCATTTCAGTTTGAAATCATAAAtagcgtttggaaatttgTCACACTTCGAAAAGAGTCGAGACAAACTATTCTGGAAATTACAGTCAAATAAAGACCGTACAATTTtgagatattttcaaactctatttaaaatatttttcgtgcATTGCCGTACATAGCTATTGACAAGTATCTGTAGCTAGAAAATATTGATTGCCAGTTGTGTACGAAAGTCTTGCGAAAATCATTCAGCGAcaggaaagaggaaaaagtaaGTTTGTCttgtgataattttatttcgcatGGTCGAACGTATCGAGATCCATTCCGAAATCCGAAGCTTTCTGCAATTCACCTGCCTCGAGCAGCCATGCAAGAACATCAGCTCGCGCAGCTGCACAACTGGCTTCGGACGTACCGAGCTAGTCGTCTTGTCTGCTGCTCAAGACGGCTGCGTAATCTTACTGCACGGCTATGTGTGCATTCTGCTCATTCGCATACATGCCATGTGTTTATACATGCATGTCCATCACTAACGCATTGTTTTCCCTACGTATTTCAATAAGTATATCATTACACACGCAATAACGCATTAAATGCCCACCTTCGATGGTGCAACCATCACGCCGgcattattatatacctacccCGACGAAACTTTCAGGTCGTGATAACCCGTTGGAGTCCCCCCATTGACAGTACCGTTAGGTTGAAATAAAACCTGACCGGCCTGACCTAAGTACCTGCCTTGAAAATCTAAGGACCTACCTGCCTTTATGAAAATTGGCACGGATACCTGCGGAACTGTGTAGTCGCAAACTTAACGTACTTGGTTTTGTACGGACATGAATATAAGATTTATTACCATTTATTGTACGGAGGACAAAGTGAAATACGTATTTCACGGCGACACATTTTCTTATCCAATATGTATTCATTTCCAGGTAATACAGGTAGAATGGATACAGGAGGTGACCAAACGGTGCGggtttgaaattccgaattacCTGCTAGTTTGACGAAGCCGAAGTTAGTATCGTTACTCAGGGTTCGTACACACAGGGAAAACCGGAAAAAATCAGGGAATTTCTTACAGCatggaaaagtcagggaaaagtcagggagtTTCGAAATTAAGACTGGAATTTTGAGTCTATCGAAGAAATAAACTCGTTCTTATACAAAGTACCGTCGatctcaataaaaaaatagatcccacttaaaattttgtttcgtcgCACCACTTCATACATTCTATGTATATTACCTAATACCGAACCttctgtcgtttttttttttcttacggaaAATTGCAgactatttgtaaattgataGTCAGATAGTAATAAGTGATATTGTAGGTATTAGTGataatgtgtaaaaaattgtcattaatcAGTGGCATATTTCATGAAAGGTTACTGGAAAATCCTATTTTCAGACTGGAATGCCTGGAAAATTCAGGGAATTTAAGATTCCAAGAAGCGTACGAACCCTGATACTGTAACGAAACATCAGTGAAAACTTcattattgtttaattttagaaTAACTTTCAATGAGTTGGCTTTTCCAAATAttaatgtattttatttatcgtgGTTTACTCAATTTCAGGCAATTCTGAAGGTGTGAAGTAACGATTTGTCCTAAACGTGCATCCCTACAACAACGTTACTAACTCCAACCTCATCTAGTTTCAGCGTCATAATAATTTTACGTTTCTTCCGCCAAATAGAGTTTAAGGAATTACATCCATCGGAATGAAGCTGAAACTAGTAGCCAGAGTTAGCAGCCGAACGTGttaaactttttggaaataaaaaaatgccgTTCCGTTTTATCctcataattctataaaagtatTGGGGGTTCAAAGTATTTGACAAAATTAGGATTTTGCGACTTCACTACCTCATTCAAATGAACATTagaacgtttggctgctaattCTGGCTGATAGTTTCAGCCTCGTATCCATCAGACGCAAAGTTAaatcctaataattatacgattGTCACGATAACAATCCGCGCCTGATGCAGCTTAATCGTCTAATCGTATATCCAACGTTACTAGCTCATTTAATAGTAATCTTTGTGCAACCGAATAAAAGAGACCGATTGACGATTGCAAGTTTCAGCGATTACGCGAGAGTCGATTACACACGAGTTACACGTCCGCGGTAAATTACAGTAATTTTTATGCGTGCGGTATTACAAAATCTCACTTCCGTATACACCAACGTGCGGTGATGGATAGCTAAAACAATAGTCGTAAAATAACATAAGTGGGATATCGGTGTCCCTGCTTTGCATGGAGttcattttaaatttgaattccaAGTAGCTTGATCAAAAGCCGAAATTAGACGCATGTTATGTATTTATACTTATTTGCATTTATCCTCGTTAACTCAGTATAGCTAGTTAAAGttatgattgaaatttttttaattattcgcaatGAAAGCAAAAGTAAAGTAATCGTGCCAGTCTAGACATCGGGAGAAAGTAAAAGAAGTCACGTGCGCCGCTGACTCAAGGTAATTCGTGTATTTGGATTTCGagaatatatagatatatttccGACCAATATACGTTACTTTCGATTATAGTATATGTTGAACAAATTTGCCGTACAATGATAATACTGTTATCCATctctgcaatattttttttttttgttacataaataaacaacagggcggctaggtggtctagtggagtaagtctccggtaaagcatctctaaataccaggttcgattcctggctccgtcattaatttttcaactcacctgaaaattttcgaaattgttctctttctaataaataaaaaacaccaTCAATCGTCAGCGTCCTATCCTTTTCTATCAATAGACCTATAATTGtctaatatttaatatatgtAATCTAAGTTGTccaattctgaatttttatttgtttataattttttaacgacaTGAAATTGGATTATGGTTAAAGTTATTTGGATGCAACACTGGTTGTTCTTGACACAGTTTAATGCATGTAAGAGTTGTTTTAAAAATGCTCTCAACCAAGGATGATGAACCCATGTGTATAGTAATTCAATGTCTCCTTAATATGTGCTTTATTCAATTCTTGTGCTTGTTGTacttaattaattcattcaagAGTAAAATACCTTGACCTACATAGTAAATAGTAAAGTAACACTTTCTCTTTTGTCCTTTCATGAATGAATTGGGACTCAGGGAGTTTTTACTACTATCAATCCAGTTGTTTCTTATTAATTTCGAACCTGCTTGTACTGACGTTTTTTAATACATAGTCGGAAAATTCAAATGAGAACTTTTGTATAATACGTTCGCTCTTCCTAGTATACACAGATAAAAACTGTAAAACTGTGTAGGGTAAAGTCGttggttaattaatttttatttcatttttcagattGCAGAAAACGACAGGCTACCGAAATGTCTTTGCTATCGGTGCATGtataatttggaaaatttttacgacttCAGAACAGCATGCGTTAACGCAGTGGCCCTACTTGAGAGATATCTGCCGCCCCATCACGGTGATGTAAGTATCTTCTTTGtcttttgtttgaaattaaaaacttatGTACAAATCACGGTGTAATAGGTAATAAATTGACAAAGAGGTGTAATAACATATCCAACAATCCTTTTCATATTGCACAACCAAGATCGGGGATGGAACACAAAACCACAGCCATCAGTTTAATCAGCTGCATTCAGAACTCCttaaggaaaaagaaaatatgccAATACTCATTCCAGAAGCCCCCATAGTAAACCCCAACGGTGCTTTAGGAACTCCACCAAGGTTGAATTCGGATGGAGAAGCAGATCATGAAATTGAAGAGATCCTCGATCACGGTGTCAGTGATGATGGTgagtaaatttaattattaattaaacgaTTTTGGCTTCATTGCTCTCATTGAGTATATTGCTAATTGCGCCATACTGAGATAGGTGCAGATGATCACGATGACCAAAAATCAGAAGAATATGAAATGGATATGGAAACAAACCCAAGTGACTTTTTGGAACTGACGTCCATGGTGACTGAAGATGTGGATGAAGGTGACCCTCTCAATCTTCCAGGGGCTAGTAATGGATCTGGTATATTTCAACATACTTCAGAACAACACGAAGTTTATGTCTGCTCTTTATGTAACAAAGCGTTTAGTTCGAAAGGACACTTGTCACTGCATGCTAAAATTCATGCTGGAGCAGGTGATATTGTTGGAGAAAAGGTCATCACTGAtgatcatacatcgtacaaaAGGCCGTTTCAATGTGATTTATGCAACAAATCATACTCCACTGCGAAACATAGGTGGGGTCATGTATCTACTGCCCACAGGTGAGCTAATTGTCTGATCCATGGTAACTGTCACGTAGAAATAGTTTCGTATTCATACGATTTGTTCAttatgtgaaatatttttgcggATTAGAAGAGTGTTTTCCTTAAATGTCAATTAACatttatttctcaattattatttcgtaatcTTTAAGTTCTTTCAAATCATTACTGTAAtcatgttattttatttactctAGAGGACATCCAGCAGTGACGTGCAGGTACTGTTCACGGATTTATTCGACAAGAACAAATTTGGAAGAGCATGTAAAGGCGCGGCACTCAGGTTTACCGCCACCTCCTGCGTTGCCGCTGCCCTATGTTCAACaagataataaatttcagtGCAAAACATGTCCAAAAATGTACACAAATGTGACAGATTTGAACAAGCACAGTCGGGTATGCGCTGGggaacgaaagaaagaaacttcCAACAAGATTTCTATGCAAAAAATTACTAAGACTGTTATTGACACATCTGATTTGTCAAGTTTAGACTCTGACGATGAAGGTAAAGATTATAGGGATGCAAAAGCAAAACTGGCAAAAAATCCCCAATTAACAATTCTTAAACAAGCCTTGACAAAGAAGGAGAATTTCAAACGAGATTATGACGAACGAAGAACAAAGCAAAAACCGAAGCAAATATGTAGAACAGGtaaatttgtcgaaaacgTAACACATTAGtctgtttcatattttttttattttttttttattttttataattcttatGAAAATTCTCGTACCCTTTAATATTTCGtcttctttttcaatattaatcAGATGTTCAACTTGTCATGAATGATATAATAGTGAAATGTTAACAGCAACATTATATTACCAAACAGATAGCAGTGAGACAGATGGACAGAAGAGGTGGTATTGTGAGACTTGTCCGCAGAGCTTTACGTCTGTGGATAGTCTCAAAGAACATGAACTCACTCACGATGCTGACAAACCTTTTATTTGTATCCTGTGcgaaaaagatttttcattgaaGTCGTCACTAAGTAGGCACATTGTGGCATCTCATGGCGTCGATCCGGGTCCAATAATTGATAGTGATAAATGTCTGAAAAGATCTGCAGCTTTGCAGATATCCAAAAAACCAAAAGAAACAGTAACCCATGACCACAGCAGGGATATTTCGGAGTCCTCGATGTCCCCTCAGGTATATTATAGGTCTATCTAGATTGAAGTTCATTTACTCAATGCTAAATGTATGGCTAGAACTCGATGAAATTGACGTTTCGTTGATGTTTATTTAGTACTTCACAAAAACTTAACTTTTTACATTCTTAGCCGTTTTTCAATCCTTTATAACTCATGATAGTTCATAGGTTCTGCAATTATATTCctatgaattatttattgaattattacaGGGTAACCTTGATAATGAATCAGAACATGAAAGCAGTCCGGAGAAcatgattgaaattgaaactgTTTTCGTCTGTGAAATCTGTACTCGCGATTTCAATGATCGTGCTTCACTGTGGTTGCATATTCGAGCAACTCATAAAGAACATGCAGCATTTGCATGCGGCgtgtgtttgaaaatttgctcTGATAATACTCAGCTGCTGAATCACGTCAATATGTACCATGGAGGGTCTAAGTTACACGTTTCTGAACAGCGAAGGTAAGATTCTTTTGTCATTTGGTTCTAAAGTACTTTATCACTGAATATGTACATTGCTTCTTTCAGGTATAGTTGTACAATTTGCGGCAGGCAACAtgattcaagaaaaaaattaataacacaTGTCTCCATACACAATATTGACTCTGGCTATGACCCAGCCGGTTTTGTTCAGCTCAATAGTAATTActataatgaaaatttcaacggtAACGAAGCAAATGATCAGACATTAGAGTTTGATGGTGACGAAGGTGAAAGAATGgattgttatatttgtaacAAGTCATTTCCTAGTGAAGATCATCTTATACGCCATCAAAGAAATGCTCACAAGGTAAAATTGTATGGTATGAAACTATGAAATATGAAcagttatttttcaacttttgaaatgatgattgaagaacaaaatttattcagcaTTTATTGAACAAGTCCCCAATCAAGACGTTTCGAGGGTAATATATTAAATTCTTGCGGTTTTCTAATTATACAAAGTTAACCAGGACTACCCTCCCATAGGCTACCAATGTATTCCGCATGAAAGTCTGCTACTAAAACGTTTCTTACTTCTCATAGGAAATTTGTCTTTTGGGTATTACAGCTGTTTGAAATTGGCTAATCTAGTAGCATCTGATGGCGCAGAATAGAATGCGATTGGCAGCTCGTGGATTTCAAATGGCTGTAATTCGCAAAGAACAAATTTCCtatcaaaagtaaaaaaaccTTTCTGCCGCAGACTTTTATGAGAAATACATCGGTAAACGATAAGGCAATAGTTCTGGATCAGCCTATATATCTGAATATACcatagttataaaaatatcacgaCTATTTGGGCACAAGCCTCTCACAAGTCTTGTTACCAGATTAGCTGTTTCCGAGAGTAAAAGAATGTTTTTCTATGCAGATTGTTCTTATTTCATAATTGAACAGTACTAGTCTATAAGAATAAATAGTCCTAAGAAATAGGCAGATATATGCTATGACTGATAAAGCACTACTAAAAGTGGTGATGTCAATGTgatcaaataaaatacacgtacTCTTTAAAGAGAATTGATTCTATTTAGTAGTATGACCAATACCAGTTCATTATTGTTTTATGAATTGGTCATCTAGTCTTTTAGAAACATCTATTTTTAAGGATCATATAgcataattttacaataacatttcgtatttttgtgAAGTATTCAGGCGATATTTATCAGTTGGAATACTGATTCCGAGATACGTTTACAACAACGAAATTGCAAATGATTAAACTTGTCACTTCCTTTTTCAGTCTGAACCACTGGCACCAATCGGAGATTCTGCTGGCAATGGAAGCGGAACTGGTTCTGTGAGTGGTAATGGAAATCGAGCACagtatcatttatttttcgtatGTGAATTATGTGGTAGTTCTCACCCAAGCAAATGGGAACGCTGGCTTCATGTCAGTAGTATTCACAGCAATGAGCCTGCTATTAGAGTAAGTCTTTAGTTTATCATGTGTTTCTTCTCCTATGGCATagtattcaatttcaaataagtTCAACTTTTGTTATTTCATATTGTCTTGAATATAGATGCTGTATTTACAGATGagattcattgaaattgaatgtGTAGACAATTTTAATAACATAATTACAAGCAGGTTTCTATTTCTTAACACAGTAGGCTCGTGAAAAATCTTCTCtgagaaataaattcattatatttgatttcgtttactttaaaaattcgatgcaaatattattttttgaaatcaaaaacgaaataatgatactaattcaaaaatttttgttgcatTTAGTGTGAACGGGACACCTGTggcaaaattttcgcaactaGATCATTGCGCAATGAACATGTCCAACATCATTCTGCTCAAGGCGCATCCCCGAATACCTGTGAAATATGTGGAAAACTTTGGGGTAGCCGAGTTGATTATTGGAAACATGTGATGGGCGTTCATTCAGATACCGTGCCTTTAATTTGTGGAGTTTGCCTGAAGGTTTTCCCTGACGTAATTCAACTAAGTGCCCATGTAAAAGCCAAGCATTGGCCTCTTACAAATGGAGATTTTAGTTGCGATATTTGTGGTAGACCATATTCGAACAAGTCGAAAATGTCCAGACACAGAAAAATTCATGGGCTGGATGTAGATAGTTATATAAATAGCAGTGTTCTCGAGTCAATTACCGACGCCGCCAGGATTGATTACAGCATTCCTGATCCAAATTTGAGCTGTGAAATGTGttctaatttgaaatttgcagATTTAAAAGAATTATGTACTCACAGACGAAATATTCACGGCTTGTTCCCGTGTGACTTATGTAACAAATTTTACGGACGGACGTCTCACTTATGGAAACACGTTAATCGCGTGCATAAAGGACATGAGGATGTAACGTGCAAGTACTGTTCAAAGACAAGTGCTTCGAAGGAACATTTAGCTGCCCATATTGCAAAAATTCACAGGTATGAACCAGAGactaaaaaagaaacacgGGAATCGATGAGTGTCAAATCACCAAATCCAGATGACGAAACTCCTCATCATTGCGAAAAATGTAACAAAGGTTTTCACAAACGGTATCTATTACGTCGTCATATGAAAGGCTGTCAGAACTACCGAAAAGATCCTGGGGCATTGCTAACTCGCTGTAGAGCTTGTGAAAGGATATTCAAGGATCGTGCCAGTTTGCAAAAGCACATAGAAAACCATCATAGTACGTATATGTGTCACCTCTGCAATGAAGAAGTAACATCAAAGTTAGGTATTATGACTCACAACAGAGTTCATCATATGAACCATCCTGAATTGACTTGCGATCATACCAACTGCAAGAAATTATTCAGAACCAGGGAAGATCTGGAATCTCATAAAAAAGATCACAAATATCACAATACACCAAATGTCTGTGATTTTTGTGGTGACACCGTGGAAAATAAgctcaaattgaaaatgcacATTTTATCTCTACATAGAAATGAAATCGGTGTTTCTTGTGGAGTTTGTTTGATTCCAATGAAGGATCCCAAGGAATTGAAGAGACATGTAGAGGCCGTTCATAATCATATTTTATCAAAGCCAAATACCTGCAAGGTATGCGGCAAACAGTATGCTTCCAAGTGGAAAGCTTTCGATCATACAAAAAAGTGTCACGGAAAAGTATTCCGGACTTGTAAACAATGTCTTGCTGTCTTCACCAAAGATGAGGCGCTGAGAAACCATTATGCTAATGTTCACAATGTTCCAAAAGACCAGTTATCTGGGTTCAATTATCGATTAGAGACGTTGAGTGGCAAGCCAGACGACTACGAACCAGCAAACCTACTTGTTAAAGAAGAACCGGAAGATTTAGACTTTGAAGAAGATGCATGCGATGAAGATTCTAGCGAGCTGAAAAGAAAGAGACCTTTAAGTGACACGTTTGATTGCGATCTATGCCAcgagatatttttaaatgatgAAACATTGACCCAACATTGCCAAAATGTCCATAACACGAATCCTCTTAGGATgtcgaaaaaatcgaaaacagaTTATGTAAGTgctaaaagaaaaatgagggagagagaaaactTTGAATGCAAAAATTGCGGAAAGCAGTTCTGCACAAAAACTTTGTTTTGGAACCATATCAACGTTTGCACAAAACGTAATAGTGTAAACAAAGATAGTAACAATAGTTTTCAAACCTCAATTCTTGAAGCgcatttgaaaaacaataatcaaataaaaaaagaagagccTGACCCTATTCTAAACgaatcaaatttgaatataccagacttcaatttatttgagGACATAAACATGCAACTTTCAGCTCAAAAACCTATTCCGGATCTAATGCCTATATCCTCAGTCAAAGGAAATTCAAACAGTAAGTACCCACGTAAAGATTCTAGAAAAGTTTACGATGAATCAACAAATACGGAGTGCGCATGTGAAGTTTGTGGAAAACAGTGGCCAGCGAAGAAACATCTATGGCAACATCTGATTCGTTTTCACAGAGTCGAAGCAGCCGTTACCTGTGGTGTCTGCTTGAAACTTTGTCAGACTTATGAGGAATTAGCAAATCACTTGACAGCAACACATGCAGCGATTCTGACTGGCGAAGGAAACAACTTTACATGTAAAATATGTGGGAGATATCACAATGCAAGAAGTAAATTATGGTTGCACATGAGTATTCATATAAATTATCATGGTATTGAGTGGTGTCAGGATTGCCAACAAGGATTCGAGGACAGAGAAAAATTGACTGAGCACTTGGAAAATTGCACaggaaaacaaattgaatttgatgATCATAGTAATGACATAGATGCAAgtgtacaaaatgaaaatgataatgaaGAGAAGGGCAGTTTGATAGATGAAGATAATTCATTGATGGAAGAAACAGAAGAGTTAGAATTTGAGTCTGAGGCAGAAGATCATGTAACAGAAAATCACGAGGACAGTAACAGTGATGTTTCACACAGTGATGCTGGTACTGGCAATACAAGCGACGAGGAAGAAGACGACATTGACAATGAAGAGGACGTAGATGATGGCGAGGAAGCAAACGAAATAGATGACGAATCTGGAACACAGAGTAGAATCACGGAAGATCTCAGTAGTGATTCACACAGCGAAAACGAGGATTCTGAGCATAGCAATAatgatttaaatgaaaaagaaactaacgATGTAAGTGTTCTAAGTGACAGCAATGAGACAAACATCATGGACACTGAAGATTATGGTGAAGATAAACTCCAGGAACaaggaaaaattgttgatgTAATTAAAAgtccaaaaattgaaaatgagaatgaaaagGAAGATCACGATTCTCGAAACGTCGAAGTGAAATTGCAATTACACAATGTTTATGAAAGAGAATTTGAAGAAAGACCTTGCGAACTACAAAATCAAGCACTTTTAAAAGAAGAGCCTGGAGATTATTTAGACGATGAGGGTCCGCCTATTTTAAGTCCAATGGTACCATTACCTGTGAAGACTAATATGGAAGATGAGGAAACCAATCAGTTTGATACAGTGCAGTATAAGTTGAGTCCAATAGCAGTGACAGCTCCAAGTTCTGAGAGCCTGACAATGGTGAGTGAACTAGACCAAATTAGagatgaaatagaaaaaagtgaATCCTCATGGCCAGGTGCTTATTCGATAAAAGTCGAAGATGATGCAAGCACAATGGAAAATACGAATATATCTACGAATAATTTGACAGAAATTTTGGGGTTAAACTCTGATAATGATCAAGAAAGTACGGAACTCGAAGATGTAGGTACAAAGGTCGAGAGTGAAGCTTCTGAAAATGAGGAGGCTTCTGGAAACGAAGAGGTCACCTTGAATGACATAGACGACAGATCAGATCGTGAAAACCATAATGAAGAAACAGTAGAACATAGTGATGAGCATCAGGAAGATAATTTGGCAGAAATTTCAAGTGTAGTTGACATTACAGAGGAtgtatttgatgaaaattcgaacgagGAAAGTGATGATATGGAAGTAGTAGATAATGAAGACACTGTGCAAATACCTAATTTAGATGGAACTGTACTTATGGTCGCCAATGATGCTGATGGTAATCAGATTCTAATACAGCGTAATGTTTCTGATTTGCCCAACGAAGATTCGAATCCCGAAGTGACAGAGTACATTTTACAAGAAGATAACGAATATGAAATAGATAACTATGATGTGACTTTAAACGAGGAGGATGAAATGCAACAGTCTGACGACAGTTCCGAGGTCTCTGAAGAAGTGAAGAACATTGAGTGTGAAGAGAATAGTatagaaactgaaaataataCAGAAGCAGTAGAAGACGATCAGATATCTATCATCAGTGCCAAAAGAGAAGAAGTGTCAAGGACGTAACTTACTCtgtacaaataaaattaagaaattcatcaactattataataatccaaaacaaacaatttattttttaacaaatcaTGACTTTCTGGCTTAGATATATCTATTTTCCAGGAATTAAtcatgatgtgaaaaattc from Neodiprion lecontei isolate iyNeoLeco1 chromosome 1, iyNeoLeco1.1, whole genome shotgun sequence includes these protein-coding regions:
- the LOC107223367 gene encoding zinc finger protein Xfin isoform X2, which translates into the protein MESKEGYADLCRLCASYDAIKMDIFGKEGRSRQLVDKIQTCLPFKIAENDRLPKCLCYRCMYNLENFYDFRTACVNAVALLERYLPPHHGDIGDGTQNHSHQFNQLHSELLKEKENMPILIPEAPIVNPNGALGTPPRLNSDGEADHEIEEILDHGVSDDGADDHDDQKSEEYEMDMETNPSDFLELTSMVTEDVDEGDPLNLPGASNGSGIFQHTSEQHEVYVCSLCNKAFSSKGHLSLHAKIHAGAGDIVGEKVITDDHTSYKRPFQCDLCNKSYSTAKHRWGHVSTAHRGHPAVTCRYCSRIYSTRTNLEEHVKARHSGLPPPPALPLPYVQQDNKFQCKTCPKMYTNVTDLNKHSRVCAGERKKETSNKISMQKITKTVIDTSDLSSLDSDDEGKDYRDAKAKLAKNPQLTILKQALTKKENFKRDYDERRTKQKPKQICRTDSSETDGQKRWYCETCPQSFTSVDSLKEHELTHDADKPFICILCEKDFSLKSSLSRHIVASHGVDPGPIIDSDKCLKRSAALQISKKPKETVTHDHSRDISESSMSPQGNLDNESEHESSPENMIEIETVFVCEICTRDFNDRASLWLHIRATHKEHAAFACGVCLKICSDNTQLLNHVNMYHGGSKLHVSEQRRYSCTICGRQHDSRKKLITHVSIHNIDSGYDPAGFVQLNSNYYNENFNGNEANDQTLEFDGDEGERMDCYICNKSFPSEDHLIRHQRNAHKSEPLAPIGDSAGNGSGTGSCERDTCGKIFATRSLRNEHVQHHSAQGASPNTCEICGKLWGSRVDYWKHVMGVHSDTVPLICGVCLKVFPDVIQLSAHVKAKHWPLTNGDFSCDICGRPYSNKSKMSRHRKIHGLDVDSYINSSVLESITDAARIDYSIPDPNLSCEMCSNLKFADLKELCTHRRNIHGLFPCDLCNKFYGRTSHLWKHVNRVHKGHEDVTCKYCSKTSASKEHLAAHIAKIHRYEPETKKETRESMSVKSPNPDDETPHHCEKCNKGFHKRYLLRRHMKGCQNYRKDPGALLTRCRACERIFKDRASLQKHIENHHSTYMCHLCNEEVTSKLGIMTHNRVHHMNHPELTCDHTNCKKLFRTREDLESHKKDHKYHNTPNVCDFCGDTVENKLKLKMHILSLHRNEIGVSCGVCLIPMKDPKELKRHVEAVHNHILSKPNTCKVCGKQYASKWKAFDHTKKCHGKVFRTCKQCLAVFTKDEALRNHYANVHNVPKDQLSGFNYRLETLSGKPDDYEPANLLVKEEPEDLDFEEDACDEDSSELKRKRPLSDTFDCDLCHEIFLNDETLTQHCQNVHNTNPLRMSKKSKTDYVSAKRKMRERENFECKNCGKQFCTKTLFWNHINVCTKRNSVNKDSNNSFQTSILEAHLKNNNQIKKEEPDPILNESNLNIPDFNLFEDINMQLSAQKPIPDLMPISSVKGNSNSKYPRKDSRKVYDESTNTECACEVCGKQWPAKKHLWQHLIRFHRVEAAVTCGVCLKLCQTYEELANHLTATHAAILTGEGNNFTCKICGRYHNARSKLWLHMSIHINYHGIEWCQDCQQGFEDREKLTEHLENCTGKQIEFDDHSNDIDASVQNENDNEEKGSLIDEDNSLMEETEELEFESEAEDHVTENHEDSNSDVSHSDAGTGNTSDEEEDDIDNEEDVDDGEEANEIDDESGTQSRITEDLSSDSHSENEDSEHSNNDLNEKETNDVSVLSDSNETNIMDTEDYGEDKLQEQGKIVDVIKSPKIENENEKEDHDSRNVEVKLQLHNVYEREFEERPCELQNQALLKEEPGDYLDDEGPPILSPMVPLPVKTNMEDEETNQFDTVQYKLSPIAVTAPSSESLTMVSELDQIRDEIEKSESSWPGAYSIKVEDDASTMENTNISTNNLTEILGLNSDNDQESTELEDVGTKVESEASENEEASGNEEVTLNDIDDRSDRENHNEETVEHSDEHQEDNLAEISSVVDITEDVFDENSNEESDDMEVVDNEDTVQIPNLDGTVLMVANDADGNQILIQRNVSDLPNEDSNPEVTEYILQEDNEYEIDNYDVTLNEEDEMQQSDDSSEVSEEVKNIECEENSIETENNTEAVEDDQISIISAKREEVSRT